The following are from one region of the Halodesulfurarchaeum sp. HSR-GB genome:
- a CDS encoding CTP synthetase: protein MTHAIIVGPDRGLEAALGAHDVTTTRIETPASAADLDAAGIDDASLFFLTDGAEATLVPVAREHHPELRIVWYATQAVPEFVTRQLDLGVDPELADAAVLVEEQVQALES from the coding sequence ATGACACACGCAATCATTGTGGGGCCCGACCGTGGTCTCGAAGCCGCGCTAGGGGCCCACGACGTGACGACGACTCGAATCGAGACGCCCGCGTCCGCCGCTGACCTCGACGCGGCCGGGATCGACGACGCCTCGCTTTTCTTTCTCACCGACGGGGCCGAGGCGACCCTGGTCCCGGTCGCCCGGGAGCACCACCCGGAGCTGCGTATCGTCTGGTACGCAACACAGGCGGTCCCGGAGTTCGTGACTCGCCAGCTAGATCTGGGGGTCGACCCCGAACTCGCTGACGCCGCCGTCCTCGTCGAGGAGCAAGTCCAGGCACTCGAATCCTGA
- the guaA gene encoding glutamine-hydrolyzing GMP synthase: MVDVETFIPEAKAEIEAALGDETAIIALSGGVDSSTAAALAYEAVGDQLVPVYVDTGLMRKGETEGIRETFSHMDSLRIVEAQDRFLDALAGVTDPEEKRHAIGEQFIREFETVAKEVDASMLVQGTIYPDRIESEGTIKSHHNVGGLPEVVDFDGIVEPMRDLYKDEVREVARELGLDSVVAERMPFPGPGLAVRVLGEVTEEKLRVAREATAVVEDELEEADPWQAFAAVLGKATGVKGDNRVHGWIVAVRSVESRDGMTARAQALDWDTLQRIQSRITGQLDSVSRVVYDVTHKPPATIEYE; the protein is encoded by the coding sequence ATGGTCGACGTCGAGACCTTTATCCCCGAAGCGAAAGCGGAGATCGAGGCGGCACTCGGTGACGAGACCGCGATCATCGCCCTCTCGGGCGGCGTGGACTCCTCGACGGCCGCCGCGCTGGCTTACGAGGCCGTCGGCGACCAGCTCGTCCCGGTCTATGTCGACACCGGCCTGATGCGGAAAGGCGAGACCGAGGGCATCCGAGAGACCTTCTCGCATATGGACTCCCTTCGGATCGTCGAGGCCCAGGATCGGTTCCTGGATGCCCTGGCGGGGGTCACCGACCCCGAGGAGAAACGCCACGCGATCGGCGAGCAGTTCATCCGGGAGTTCGAGACGGTTGCAAAGGAAGTCGACGCCTCGATGCTGGTCCAGGGGACGATCTATCCGGATCGGATCGAGAGCGAGGGGACGATCAAGTCCCACCACAACGTCGGCGGCCTCCCAGAGGTCGTGGACTTCGACGGGATCGTCGAGCCCATGCGGGATCTCTACAAGGACGAGGTTCGGGAGGTCGCCCGGGAACTGGGGTTGGATTCGGTCGTCGCAGAACGAATGCCGTTCCCCGGCCCGGGCCTGGCCGTTCGAGTGCTGGGCGAGGTCACCGAGGAGAAACTGCGAGTCGCCCGCGAGGCGACCGCGGTCGTCGAGGACGAACTCGAGGAAGCGGACCCCTGGCAGGCCTTCGCGGCCGTGCTGGGCAAGGCGACCGGCGTCAAGGGCGACAACCGCGTCCACGGCTGGATCGTCGCCGTCCGCTCGGTCGAGAGTCGGGACGGGATGACCGCCCGCGCACAGGCCCTGGACTGGGATACCCTCCAGCGCATCCAGAGCCGGATCACCGGCCAGCTCGACTCGGTCTCGCGGGTCGTTTATGACGTGACCCACAAACCACCGGCCACAATCGAGTACGAATGA
- a CDS encoding CTP synthase, whose amino-acid sequence MPTETGYDPSLGDKFIFVTGGVMSGLGKGITAASLGRLLENAGFDVTAVKIDPYLNVDAGTMNPYQHGEVYVLKDGGEVDLDLGNYERFLDIDMTFDHNVTTGKVYQHVISRERSGDYLGKTVQIIPHITDDIKRRIREAADGHDICLVEVGGTVGDIEGMPFLEALRQFVDEEPDEDVLLTHVTLVPYAPNGEQKTKPTQHSVKELRSIGLRPDIIVGRSDDPLEESVREKIALFGDVPTRAVFSNYDVDDVYKVPLLLEEEGMDEYVMDRLELADRAIPRAHRSTEWRELVTQETTAELDIALVGKYDLRDAYMSVREALKHAGLDHGVDVNVEWVEADRMDDGDEKRLDEADGIVVPGGFGSRGVEGKMRAITYARENDVPYLGLCFGFQLAVIEYARNVLGLANAHSTEIDETTPDPVIDLLPDQYDLEDLGGTMRLGAHETQIEPGTLAHEIYGADSCTERHRHRYEVNPEYIEDLSDGNLVFSGEAGNRMEILELADHPFFLGTQFHPEFRSRPTRASPPFVGFLGAILAELETVQEVA is encoded by the coding sequence ATGCCGACAGAGACCGGATACGACCCCTCACTGGGGGACAAGTTCATTTTCGTCACTGGCGGGGTGATGTCGGGGCTCGGCAAGGGGATCACGGCGGCGAGTCTGGGCCGCCTCCTGGAGAACGCCGGCTTCGACGTGACCGCAGTCAAGATCGACCCCTATCTCAACGTCGACGCGGGGACGATGAACCCCTACCAGCACGGGGAGGTCTATGTCCTCAAGGACGGCGGCGAGGTCGACCTGGACCTGGGGAACTACGAGCGATTCCTCGACATCGACATGACCTTCGATCACAACGTCACCACGGGGAAGGTCTATCAGCACGTCATCAGTCGGGAGCGCTCGGGTGACTACCTCGGGAAGACCGTCCAGATCATCCCGCACATCACCGATGACATCAAGCGCCGCATCCGCGAGGCCGCCGACGGGCACGACATCTGTCTCGTCGAGGTCGGCGGGACGGTGGGTGACATCGAGGGCATGCCCTTCCTGGAAGCGCTCCGGCAGTTCGTCGACGAGGAACCCGACGAGGACGTCCTTCTCACTCACGTCACGCTGGTTCCCTACGCGCCAAACGGCGAGCAGAAGACCAAGCCGACCCAGCACAGCGTGAAGGAACTGCGCTCGATCGGGCTCCGGCCCGACATCATCGTCGGTCGCTCGGACGATCCCTTGGAGGAGTCCGTCCGGGAGAAGATCGCCCTGTTCGGTGACGTCCCGACTCGGGCCGTGTTCTCGAACTACGACGTGGATGACGTGTACAAGGTCCCGCTCCTGCTGGAGGAAGAGGGGATGGACGAGTACGTCATGGACCGGCTCGAACTGGCCGACCGGGCGATCCCCCGGGCCCACCGCAGCACGGAGTGGCGCGAACTCGTCACCCAGGAGACCACCGCGGAACTGGACATCGCGCTGGTCGGGAAGTACGACCTGCGGGACGCCTACATGTCGGTGCGTGAGGCACTGAAACACGCCGGGCTCGACCACGGCGTCGACGTGAACGTCGAGTGGGTCGAGGCCGACCGGATGGACGACGGCGACGAAAAACGCCTCGACGAGGCCGACGGCATCGTCGTCCCGGGCGGCTTCGGCAGTCGCGGCGTCGAGGGCAAGATGCGGGCGATCACCTACGCTCGGGAGAACGACGTGCCCTACCTTGGACTCTGCTTTGGCTTCCAGCTGGCAGTCATCGAGTACGCCCGAAACGTGCTGGGCCTGGCAAACGCCCACTCCACCGAGATCGACGAGACGACCCCGGACCCGGTGATCGACCTCCTGCCGGACCAGTACGACCTGGAGGACCTCGGCGGCACGATGCGTCTGGGGGCCCACGAGACCCAGATCGAGCCCGGCACGCTGGCCCACGAGATCTACGGGGCCGACTCCTGCACCGAGCGCCATCGTCACCGCTACGAGGTCAATCCCGAGTACATCGAGGACCTCTCGGATGGCAACCTGGTGTTCTCCGGCGAGGCGGGCAACCGGATGGAGATCCTGGAACTGGCCGACCATCCCTTCTTCCTGGGAACGCAGTTCCACCCCGAGTTCCGCTCCCGGCCGACCCGGGCGAGCCCGCCCTTCGTCGGGTTCCTCGGGGCGATCCTTGCGGAACTGGAGACCGTTCAGGAGGTGGCCTGA
- a CDS encoding PspA/IM30 family protein, whose product MGLLSRLSFLVRSKLNALIGRAEDPAETLDYSYQQMRDELTDVEKGIADITAQKKRLEVQRDRLEENIEKHNEQAREAMAQDREDLAKRALEKKQAKRSQAEDLAGQIENLESTQRNLEEKKADLKRDIEQFKTKKETVKARYEAAEAQTRVSEAVTGVGDEMEDVGRAIDQATEKTEEMEARAAALDELEDRGVLDNAMSDQDQIDRELEAGREEQDLEAELETLRESEGKAETEPETKEEAEAEEVKAELEAQVDESEVEAELAELREEESE is encoded by the coding sequence ATGGGACTGCTCTCACGCCTGTCATTCCTGGTTCGATCGAAGCTCAACGCGCTCATCGGCCGGGCCGAGGACCCCGCGGAGACCCTGGATTACTCCTACCAGCAGATGCGGGACGAACTCACCGACGTCGAGAAGGGCATCGCGGACATCACCGCCCAGAAAAAGCGTCTGGAGGTCCAGCGCGATCGTCTCGAGGAGAACATCGAGAAGCACAACGAACAGGCCCGGGAGGCCATGGCCCAGGACCGCGAGGACCTGGCCAAACGCGCCCTGGAGAAAAAACAGGCCAAGCGCTCACAGGCCGAGGACCTGGCCGGCCAGATCGAGAACCTGGAGTCCACCCAGCGGAACCTCGAGGAGAAGAAGGCCGATCTCAAGCGCGATATCGAACAGTTCAAGACCAAAAAGGAGACCGTGAAAGCTCGCTACGAGGCCGCCGAGGCACAGACCAGGGTCTCGGAGGCGGTCACCGGCGTGGGAGACGAGATGGAGGACGTCGGCCGGGCCATCGACCAGGCCACGGAGAAAACCGAGGAGATGGAGGCCCGGGCCGCGGCACTCGACGAACTGGAGGACCGTGGCGTCCTCGACAACGCGATGTCCGACCAGGACCAGATCGATCGGGAACTCGAAGCCGGCCGCGAGGAGCAGGACCTCGAAGCCGAACTGGAGACCCTCCGAGAGTCCGAGGGCAAAGCAGAAACCGAGCCCGAAACCAAGGAGGAAGCCGAGGCCGAGGAGGTCAAAGCCGAACTCGAAGCCCAGGTCGACGAATCGGAGGTCGAAGCCGAACTGGCGGAGCTTCGAGAAGAGGAGTCAGAGTAA